In Chryseobacterium lactis, a single genomic region encodes these proteins:
- a CDS encoding PQQ-dependent sugar dehydrogenase, giving the protein MKNLLFTIIIFSSLIVNAQSINLEEFATGLTSPVEITNANDSRLFVVQQNGIIKIVQPNGAINSTNFLNISSKILFGGERGLLGLAFHPQYSTNGYFFVYYNNTAGNVVVARYTVNATDPNIADPNSEKILLNIPKPFDNHNGGSIHFAPDGKLWIITGDGGSGGDPNNNAQNKNAFLGKMLRIDVDATGPYNIPPDNPFAGAGVDGLDEIWAYGLRNAWKFSFDLTTGNAMIADVGQGAIEEINKMPITQAGLNYGWRCYEGNTAYNTTTGCPAQSSMTFPIAVYDHSGGRCSITGGYVYRGTQYPSLQGKYFFADYCSTQIGILDAGNAITWTSPSSGNNFSTFGQDSQKELYVAAVNSGKIFKITTGTLSTQETNSLEKISIYPNPATKEVFVKGIKDKKVTAEIISAEGRKVVETNQLTNGQSINISGISAGVYFINIKSGDLKSYSQKLIIKEK; this is encoded by the coding sequence ATGAAAAATCTACTTTTTACCATTATTATTTTTTCTTCCCTAATCGTTAATGCCCAAAGCATTAATTTGGAGGAATTTGCCACCGGATTAACGAGTCCGGTAGAGATTACAAATGCCAACGACAGCAGGTTGTTTGTCGTACAACAGAACGGAATTATAAAAATTGTTCAACCCAACGGAGCCATCAACAGTACAAATTTTCTGAATATTTCCTCGAAAATTCTTTTTGGTGGCGAAAGAGGCCTTCTCGGACTGGCATTTCATCCACAATACTCTACTAACGGGTATTTTTTTGTGTATTATAACAACACGGCAGGAAATGTTGTAGTAGCCCGATATACCGTAAACGCAACAGATCCGAATATAGCTGATCCAAATTCAGAAAAGATTCTTCTGAACATTCCTAAACCCTTTGATAACCATAACGGAGGAAGTATTCATTTTGCTCCTGACGGAAAACTATGGATCATTACAGGAGATGGAGGAAGCGGCGGAGACCCGAATAACAACGCTCAGAATAAAAACGCATTTCTCGGAAAGATGCTGAGAATAGATGTAGATGCTACAGGACCTTATAACATTCCTCCAGATAATCCTTTCGCAGGAGCCGGTGTTGATGGATTAGACGAAATCTGGGCATACGGGCTGAGAAATGCATGGAAATTTTCTTTTGATCTTACGACCGGAAATGCCATGATTGCAGATGTTGGACAAGGCGCAATTGAAGAAATTAATAAAATGCCTATCACACAAGCCGGACTTAACTACGGATGGCGCTGCTATGAAGGAAATACTGCATATAATACCACCACAGGATGCCCTGCACAGTCTTCTATGACATTCCCGATTGCAGTTTATGACCATTCCGGAGGCAGATGTTCTATTACAGGAGGCTATGTGTACAGAGGAACCCAGTATCCATCGCTTCAGGGGAAATATTTCTTTGCGGATTACTGTTCCACCCAAATCGGAATTTTGGACGCTGGCAATGCCATCACATGGACTTCTCCTTCCAGTGGAAACAATTTTTCTACTTTCGGACAGGATTCACAAAAAGAATTATATGTAGCGGCTGTTAATAGTGGGAAAATTTTCAAAATCACTACCGGAACTTTAAGTACTCAGGAAACCAATAGTTTAGAAAAAATAAGCATTTATCCCAATCCGGCAACCAAAGAAGTTTTTGTAAAAGGAATTAAAGATAAAAAAGTAACTGCAGAAATCATCAGTGCAGAAGGACGAAAAGTAGTAGAAACAAACCAGCTCACCAACGGACAAAGCATCAATATTTCCGGAATCTCCGCTGGAGTTTATTTTATTAATATAAAGTCAGGGGATCTGAAATCGTATAGTCAGAAATTGATTATCAAGGAGAAATAG